The window AGAGCCTGCAGGCGCGGAGCAAGGAGACTTCACCGGGTGAATGATCCTTGCCGATTCAGCTTGAATTAAGTCCTTCACCTTAGTCTGAGGAACATGCCAATTCAGACGAGGTGTTACCCATGAAACCGCTGGTTCTTCTGACTGCCGCCACTGCGCTGCTGCTTGGGGCTGCCGCGGCGATGGCCCACGACATCGGTCCGGACGAGGCACTGCGCCTGCGCGATGCCGGCACCATTCGCGATTTCGAAGCCCTCAACCAGACTGCCCTGAGCAAGCATCCGGGCGGATCAGTGTACGATAGCGAGCTTGAGCTGGAACATGGCCGCTACCTCTACAAGGTCGATCTCAAGGACGCACAGGGCGTGAAATGGGATGTCGAACTCGATGCGGTGAGCGGCGCAATCATCAAGGATCGCCAGGACGACTGATGAAGATCGATTTGCCGCGCGCGGCCCTGCTGGCCATCGCGCTCGCCCTGTCGGCCGGTGTCGCGCAGGCCCATGACCTGAGCCAGGACGAGGCCCTGCGGCTGAGCCGTGAAGGGGTGATCCGCCCGTTCGAGGAAATTCTGCCCATCGCCCAGGGGCTCTATCCCGGCTCCAAGCTGCTGGAGGCCGAGCTGGAGAAGGAGCACGACACCTATATTTACGAGGTGGAGCTGCTCACCGTCGATGGCGTAGTGCGTGAACTGGAACTGGATGCCCGCAATGGTCGCATCCTCAAGGATAAGGAAGACGACTGATGCGCCTGTTGCTGGTGGAAGACCACGTCCCCCTGGCCGATGAGCTGCTGGCCACCCTGACGCGCCAGGGCTACGCCGTCGACTGGCTGGCCGACGGCCGCGACGCCGCCGTGCAGGGCGCCAGCGAGCCCTATGACCTGATCATCCTCGACCTTGGCCTGCCGGGGCGTCCGGGGCTGGACGTGCTGCGCGAATGGCGCGGCATGGGGTTGGCAACGCCGGTGCTGATCCTCACTGCGCGGGGCTCCTGGGCTGAGCGTATCGACGGCCTGAAGGCCGGCGCCGACGACTACCTCACCAAGCCGTTCCATCCCGAAGAGCTACTGCTGCGCATCCAGGCGCTGCTGCGCCGAGCCCGTGGGCTGGCCAACCAGAGCCAGCTGGAAGTGGCGGGTCTGACGCTGGACGAGGCACGGCAGTGCGTACAGCAGGGTGGCAAGGATGTCGACCTGACGTCCGCCGAGTTCCGCCTGTTGCGCTATTTCATGCTGCACCCCGGCCAGTTGCTGTCGAAATCCCACCTTGCCGAGCACCTCTATGACGGCGAGACCGAGCGCGACTCCAACGTCATCGAGGTGCACATCAATCACCTGCGCCGCAAGCTCGGCCGGGAGATCATCGAGACCCGTCGCGGACAGGGCTACCGCTTCACCGGCACCGCCGGCGGAGCCGCCCGTTGATGTCGATCCAGCGCCGGCTCGGCCTCGGGCTCGGCGTGGTGCTGGTGGTGATCGGCCTGGTGCTGGCGCAGACCGGGCTCTGGTTGTTCGACCAGGGCCTGCGCCGCTATCTCGCCGAGGGCCTGCAGGACGAGGCGGAAAGCCTGCTGGTGGGCATCATGCGCGGCCCGGCCGGCCTGCAACTGGATGACCAGCGGGTGGACGCTGCCTATGAACGCCTGTTCTCCGGGCGCTATTTCGTAATCCGTTTCGATGACGTTACTTGGCGTTCCCGTTCGCTGTGGGACCGGGAGCTGGACCTGCCTGAGCACAAGGGCCTGGTCCGGGCGCTGGAGAAAGGTCCGGAGGGGCAGCGATTGCTGGTCTATCGCGGCGACTACAAACGCTATGGCAAGCAGTTGAAGATCGTCGTGGCGCAGGATTACACGCCGCTCCTCAAGAGCTTCAAACGTCTGCGCAACGTCGGCCTGGCTGCCGGTGGCGTGGCGCTGCTGCTGATCCTGGTCTTCCAGGGCTTCACCGTCCGCCGTGCCTTGCGTCCGCTGGAGCGTGTGCGCCAGCAGATCGCGCAGTTGCAGGAAGGGCAGCGCAGTCAGCTGGACCGGCAGGTGCCACGGGAGCTGGAGCCGCTGGTGGATCAGGTCAACCACCTGCTGCAGCACACCGAAGATACCCTGCGCCGCTCGCGCAACGCGCTGGGCAACCTCGGACATGCCTTGAAGACTCCCCTTGCGGTACTGATCAGCCTCGCCGAGCGCGATGAAGTGCGCGAGCACCCGGAGTTGCGCCGCGTGCTGCAGGAGCAATTGGAGCAGATCGAGCAACGCCTGGCCCGCGAACTGGGCCGCGCGCGCCTGGTGGGCGAAGCACTGCCCGGCGCGCATTTCGACTGCGATGCGGAATTGCCCAGTCTGTGCGAGATGCTCAGGCTGATCCATGGCGAACACCTGGGTATCGAGTGGAAGGCGTCGCCAGGCCTGCGCTTGCCGTTCGATCGCGAGGACCTGCTGGAGATGCTCGGCAACCTGCTGGATAACGCCTGCAAGTGGGCGGATGCCCAGGTCCGGCTGACGGTTGAGAAGGGCGCCGACAGCTATCTGCTGAGCGTGGATGATGACGGTCCCGGCATTGCCGAGGATCAGCGCGAAAGTGTGCTGGAGCGCGGCACGCGGCTGGACGAACAGGTCGCAGGGCATGGCCTGGGGTTGGGCATCGCGCGGGATATTGCGGCGGCGTGTGGCGGCAACCTGAGGCTGGAAGGTAGCGAGCTCGGTGGCTTGCGGGTGGTGGTCGAGTTACCGCGCCGCGCGGTGTGAGACGGCTTCCGTAGGAGTGGACTCTGTCCGCGATTGGGCTTTGTGCCGTGCGGTTCGCAAGCAAGCTCGCTCCTACAGAGAAGCGCCGGTGTTTCCCTGTAGGAGCGAGCTTGCTCGCGAACCTGATCCGGCGCCGGCCTTGCCGGGCGCCAGGCCGGCTAACGATTGTCCCGGCTGCGCCGGGATTTCGCGGAGAAGCTCCGCTCCTACGTGAAGTCCTGCGCGGGGACCTGCGCTCTCCCTAACCCTGACTGCGCGCCCCGCTCCGAAGGGAGAGGGTGCTATATGGCGTGATGCGACGTACGTCGTGCACCGGCGAGCACAGTATTGTCAGAGCGCGCCGAACGGTTCCCTCTCCCTTCAGGGAGAGGGCTAGGGAGAGGGGCTTTTCGCCTGGCTCCGGTCGTCAAACCCGGAACTGATCCATCAGCCCCTGCTGATGGTTCGCCAGCTTGTTCAGCGACTGGCTCACCTGCGCCGATTCCTGCGCCTGGCTGGACAGCGACTCGGTGACGTCACGAATGCCCGCCACGTTGCGGTTGATCTCCTCGGCCACCGCGCTCTGTTCCTCGGCGGCGCTGGCGATCTGCAGGTTCATGTCGGTGATCACGCTCACCGCCTCGCCGATGCGCTTGAGCGCAGCCACGGCCTGCTCGACCTGACTCACGCTGTCCTGCGCCTGGCGATGGCTGTTGCTCATCGCACCGACCACGTCGCGGGTGCCGTTCTGCAGGCCTTCGATGACCTGGCGGATTTCCTCCACCGAGTCCTGGGTGCGCCGGGCCAGGTTGCGCACCTCGTCGGCGACCACCGCGAAACCGCGTCCTGCCTCACCGGCACGAGCCGCTTCGATGGCTGCGTTGAGGGCCAGCAGGTTGGTCTGCTCGGCGATACCGCGGATCACCTCCAGCACCGAGCCGATCTGCTCGCTGCTCGCCGCCAGGCCTTCGACCTGGCTCATGGCGCTGCTCATGTCGCTGGCCAGCTCGTCGATCAGGCGGGTGGTGTTGTCGATGACGCTCAAGCCATCGCGGGTCGCACCGTCGGCACCGCGGGCAGCGTCGGCGGCCATGGCGGCGCTGTTGGCGACGTCATGGGCGGTGGCGCTCATTTCCTGGGAAGCGGTGGCGACCTGGTCGACTTCACGGAACTGCTGCTGCATGCCGGCGCTGGTCTGGCTGGCGATTTCCGAGGACTGGTCGGCGGTGGCGCGGGCGTCGTGTACCGAGGATTTCACGTCGCGGATGATCGGCTGCAGCTTGTCGAGGAAGCGGTTGAACCAGCCGGCCAGCTCGCCCAGTTCGTCCTTGCCGGTGTAGTCCAGGCGCTTGGTCAGGTCGCCTTCGCCGCTGGCAATGTTGCGCAGCATGGCGGCGACCTTGAGGATCGGACGGGTCACGCCGCGGGCGGTGAGCCACATGGCGAACAGGCCGATCAGCACGGCGATCAGGCCGAAGCCGAGCTGGGAGAGGGTGCCCTGGGTGCGCTGCTCGTCGAGCTGCTGCTGCAGGGTGATGGCCGGACCGAGCAGTGTCTGCTCCGGCACCTCGAGAAGAACGGCCCAGGGTTTGGAGCCGGGAATCGGTTGCAGCGGTTCGATGACGCGCAGTTGAGCGTCCTGGCGCAGCACCTGCTCATGGTTGCTGGCAATGGACTGCAACAGCTGCGCGCCTTGCTGCGGATAGATCTCCTGCAGCTTCTTGCCCAGCAGGCTGGCGTCGGCGCTGTGCCCGGCAAGCAGGCCGGCGGCGCTGATGATGCTGACCTTGCCCTGGCCGTCATACAGCTCCTGGCTACCCTGGCGGCTGATCTCCTGGAGCTTTTCCAGGCTGATGTCCAGGCCCATCACGCCGACGATCTTGCCGTCCAGTTCCAGGGGGAAGGCAATGCTGGTCATCAGCAGCTTGTGGCCGCCGGCCTCGTCGAAGTAAGGGTCGAGCACGCAGGGCTGGCCGGTGGTCTTGGGGCAGGTGAACCAGGCGTTGTAGGGCGCGCCGCTCGGGCCGGGAGTGGTGTCGGCGAGCATGGCTTCGTTCGTTGCCTCTGATTCGAGCTGGCCCGGCGTGGCCTGCGACCAGTAGAGGGAGAAGCGCCCGGCGTCGTTGCTGCCGATCTCGGCCTGGCCGGCGAACAGCTGATCCTTGCCGTCCAGGGCGTTGGGTTCGAAGGCTACGTAGAGCCCTAGCAGTTCGGGGTTGCCTTCGAGGGCGGTCTTCACCTGGCGGGTGAGGTCCTCGCGCAGGTCATAGGCATCGAGGAAGCGCTTCTGTGCCTGGTCGCGCAGGAACATCACCTGCCGCGAGAAGCCCTTGCCGTACTGGTAGGCGTCCATGATGTAGCGCTGGATGCGCATCGCCTGGACTTCACCGCGCGAGCGCAGGCGGGCCTGGGCGGCTTCGTCAAGCATGCGCGCGCTGGACTCCTTGACCAGTGCGGTGCTGTGCTGGGTGCGGAACACGGAAAGGCCGGACAACAGCGACACCACGCCGAGCAGGCAGAGGCCAGCAAGCAGCGTGATCTTCCATTGGATGGAAAGGCGGCGGAAAAGCATGGTCATGTCCTTGAGCAGGAAAACTCGGGGCTGCCGGGTTATCGGCCTTTTTCGCCCCTTCTTGATCGATGGCAGGAGGAAACGCCAAAAAACAGGCGATTCTGGTGTGCCTGTTCCAAGGGCAGCGTTTTCTCAGCAAAAAGTGTGCTCGCCAAGGCGAAATTCCTGTCGAAATTGCGCCGTCTGTTATCCGAAAGACTTTGATTCAACAGGCTTTTTGACAGGCTGGGTGAGGTTCGGCAGAGTACGCGCCTTTTGCCCGCCCAAGACCCAGTGGGCCCGGTTGTGAAGGAGAGATGAGATGAATGCGGTGCTGATCGCCGTTGGCCTGATGCTGGTGCTGAGCCTGTGTCGCGTGCATGTGGTGGTGGCGCTGATCGCCGGCGCGGTGACGGGCGGGCTGCTTGGCGGCCTGGGCATGGAAGGAACACTAAAGGCGTTCAACGCCGGCCTGGGTGGTGGTGCGACGGTGGCGCTGTCCTACGCGATGCTGGGTGCCTTCGCCGTAGCCATCGCGCGCTCGGGCATGGCCCATGCGCTCGCCGACCGTGCGCTGGCGATGCTCGGACGGCACGAAGACGGGGCACCGGCTGGCTTCAAGTGGCTGCTGATCGGGCTTCTGCTGCTGGTGGCGATCTCCTCGCAGAACCTGCTGCCGATCCACATCGCCTTCATCCCGCTGCTGGTGCCGCCGCTGCTCTACGTATTGACCCGCCTGCAGATCGACCGTCGGCTGATCGCCTGCGTGATCACCTTCGGCCTGATCACACCCTACATGTTTCTGCCGGTGGGCTTCGGCAACATCTTTCTCAACGAGATCCTGCTGGCCAACGTCGCGCGCAGCGGCGTGGATGTCAGTGGTGTGGACGTCAGCCGGGCCATGCTCATCCCGGCCCTGGGTATGGTCTGCGGCCTGCTGATCGCGGTGCTGTTCAGCTACCGGCGCAAGCGCAGCTATGACCTGGAGCGTATCGAGCAGGCTGAGCGGGTCAGCACCCCCTACAGCCCGATGAGCCTGGCGGTGGCCGGGGTGGCGGTAGTGGCGGCGTTCGTCGTGCAACTGTGGCTGGATTCGATGATCCTCGGCGCGCTGGTGGGGTTCCTGGTGTTCTCCCTGTCCGGCGTGGTGCGTTGGAAGGAGGCGGACGACCTGTTCACCGAGGGCATGAAGATGATGGCCATGATCGGTTTCATCATGATCGCCGCCGCCGGTTTCGCCGAGGTGATGAAGGCAACCGGACAGGTCGCCACCCTGGTCGAGGCGGCTGCCGCCTGGATCGGCCACAGCAAGGCCTGGGGCGCATTCCTCATGCTGCTGGTGGGGCTGCTGGTGACCATGGGCATCGGCTCGTCCTTCTCCACGGTGCCGATCATCGCGGCGATCTTCGTCCCGCTGGCAGTGCAACTGGGCTTCAGCCCGCTGGCCATCGTCAGTATCGTCGGTACCGCCGGCGCGCTGGGAGATGCGGGTTCGCCGGCGTCGGACTCCACCCTGGGCCCGACCTCGGGTCTCAACGTGGACGGCCAGCACAACCATATCTGGGACACCGTAGTGCCGACCTTCCTGCACTACAACCTGCCGCTGCTGGCCTTCGGCTGGGCGGCGGCGATGGTGCTGTAAGGCGGCAATCGCGCCGCAAAAGTTGCACTCGGCAGACCAACTGCTGACTAATGGGCAGGTTTCCCCCTACTTCCGGACCTGCTCATGCTCGAATCGAAACTGGAATACCGGACGTTCCTGCTCCTTCTGGCGGTGGTCACCATCGCCTTCGCCTGGCTGTTGTTGCCGTTCTACGGCGCGGTGTTCTGGGGCACCATCCTGGCGATCATCTTCGCCCCGCTGCAACGCCGCCTGCGCGTGCGCCTGAACGGGCGCAACAACCTGGCGGCGCTGATATCGCTGACGATCTGCCTGTTGATCGTGATCCTGCCGATCACCTTCATAGCCGGTGCGCTGGTGCAGGAGGGGGCGATGGTGTACCAGCGCCTGAAGTCCGGCGAGCTGAACTTCGTCACCTACTTCCAGCAGGCGATCGCCGCGCTACCGGGGTGGGCCCACCACTGGCTGGAGCGTTTCGACCTGACGGACCTGTCGAGCCTGCAGGAGAAGCTTTCTTCGGGGGCGATGCAGGCGAGTCAACTGGTCGCCACCAAAGCCTTCAGCATTGGCCAGAACACCTTCGAGTTCGTCATCAGCTTCGGCATCATGCTCTACCTGCTGTTCTTCCTCCTGCGCGACGGACCGGCACTGGGGCGGCGTATCAAGCAGGCGGTGCCCCTGAGCGTTGAGCACAAGCAGCATCTGTTCACCAAGTTCACCACGGTGATTCGCGCCACGGTGAAGGGCAACATCGCCGTGGCCGCGACCCAGGGCGCGCTGGGAGGGCTGATCTTCTGGTTCCTCGGTATCCAGGGCTCACTGCTGTGGGGCACGCTGATGGCGTTCCTCTCGCTGCTGCCGGCCATCGGTGCGGGGCTGATCTGGGTGCCGGTGGCCGCCTACTTCCTGCTCACCGGGGCGATCTGGCAGGGCGTGGTGCTGACGCTGTTCTGCGTGCTGGTGATCGGTCTGGTGGACAACATCCTGCGCCCTATCCTGGTAGGCAAGGACACCAAGATGCCGGACTACGTGGTGCTGATCTCCACCCTCGGTGGCATGTCGCTGTTCGGGCTGAACGGTTTCGTCATCGGCCCATTGATCGCAGCGCTGTTCATCGCCTCGTGGGACCTGTTCACCGGGCGGGAGGAAACTTCGGTATCGTCCTGATAAAGCAAAAGCCCCGCCGAAGCGGGGCTTTTGTTCTTTAGGCCTTGAATGTCAGCCAGGGTCTCATGCGTGCCAGAGGCGAGATAAGGCCAGCTTCTTCCTGTGCCTCGATTACCGGGCCGACAGGCTTGTATGCGCTGGGGGCTTCTTCGATACGACGCTCTTCGCGAAGGGTCACGCAATGCCAGGGCAGTGCACTATCGGCTGGGGTCTTGAGCGCCCGAACCGCTTGGCGTCTCAGGCTGCGGCCGGCGCCATGGCTACATGACCATAGCCAGTCCGGATTGCCCAGGCCGCTGGCCAGGTAGGAGTAGTCGCCCATCGAACCGGGAATCAGCAGCAGGTCCCCGGCGCGGGCCGGAGTCGCTCCTTTGCGGTGGATGTTCAGACCCTGTTCCTGCAGTACGACGTTATGCGGTACATCGACTATCAGAGCGCTGTCATCGGACTGGAAGGTTTCGCGCAGAACCTTGCGTACCAGTTCCGCGAGAACGACGCGATTCAGCCAGGCATATCGCGCCGCGACTCCCATGGCCGCGAGGTACTCGCCTGCAAGCTCGCCGGTCAGCGCGTAGAGCCCCGATGCCGGGTGACGTCGGCCTTTCGGCCAGGCGTCCCGTGCCCTATCCATCCACCGTTGCCCCACATGGAAGCCAACATCGCGGGAGCCGCTGTGAATCATGATGACCAATTCATTGGGCTTCAGTCCCAACGCGTAGGCCTGCTTGCGATCGATGATTCGATCCACCAGTTGCAGCTCGACGAAATGGTTGCCCGAACCGGTGGTACCCAGGCTCGGATCGCGAATCAGCGTTCGTCTACGGTCACGCAATGCTTCCGGTGCGTACCGCAGCTGACCGCTGAACTCTTGTAGACCGATGCAATTATTCAGCTCACGGAAGAGGCGAGGGCGGTCGGCATTGGCCCAGAGGCCATCCTCGCTGAGGAGGTCGAGGCAATGGCCTGGTCCTTCGGCGAAGAGTGCTTCGAAAGCTTGCACCTTCATTGGTACATCGCGGCTGTTGCGTAGCAGAGAGTGAGTGAGCAGATCGACCAGGCGCTGCCGGTTGGACTCGGCCTGTTCCAGGCTGATGCCGGTCCGTAATAGGCGCATGCCACAGTTGATGTCCGTACCAATGGCAGCGGGAATGACGAAATCCTCGGTGCTGGCCACTATCGAACCGACTGGCGCGATGCTTCCGGGATGGAAGTCAGGTGTTGCGCATGCCTTGCATACGTGGCCATCCGCATCGGGTGCTTGCACGGAGGCGAAGTCCAGCAATTGGCGTACGGCCTTTTCTTCCAGTGGAAAACTCGCTGGAAGAAGAACGCGTGCTGATGTGCTGTCGGTGGAACGGGTAAGCGTAATGATGTCCTGCTGGCGTTCGACTTGAATGCCGCTGCGCAGGAAGGCTTTTTGAAGCCGGGAAAGTTTGTTCATGTCAGTGCTACTTGAGTAGACGAAAGCAGGCCGCCCGGAAAACCGGGGGCTGTACGTCTTTCCGCTCAGCAGCACAGGCGGGAAGGGAGGCGAAATTTAAGTCGGTGTTGTCACGCTGTCAACCAGCCGGTTGGTTCGCAAAAGAAAAACCCCGCCGAAGCGGGGTTTTTCATGCCTGTCGATCTCAGCCGGCGATGGCCAGACCCGTGTGCTGCAGGATGTCCAGCAGCGGCTGCGGGTACACGCCGAGGAAGAAGGCGAGCAGGGCGATGGCCACCAGCATGATGCCGCCGGCGCGCTGGGCCCAGTCCAGGGGAGCGTCGTGGCGCTTCATGTTCGGCTCGACCAGGAACATGGTCACCATGACGCGCAGGTAGTAGAACAGGCCGATGGCGCTGCCCAGTACCAGGGCACCGACCAGCCACCACAGGTGGGCTTCGACGCCGGTAGCGACCACGTAGAACTTGCCGATGAAGCCGGCGGTCAGCGGGATGCCGGCCAGGGACAGCATCATCACGGTCATCACCGCGGTCAGCACCGGACGGCGCCAGAACAGGCCGCGGTACTCGAACAGCGCATCGGCGTCGCGGCCGCTGTACGGGGTGGACATCAGGGTGACCACGCCGAAGGCGCCGAGGGTGGTGACCACGTAGGTGGTCAGGTACACGCCGACGGTTTCCACGGCCAGGCCCTTGCTCGCCACCAGGGCAATCAGCAGGTAACCGAAGTGGGCGATGGAGGAGTAGCCGAGCAGACGCTTGATGTTGCTCTGGGTCAGCGCTAGCAGGTTACCGATCAGGATCGAGGCGATGGCGATGACCGCGATGGCGTCATGCAGCAGGCCGTTGTTCAGGGCCGCCGGAGCGATCTGGAACAGGCGCAGCAGCACGGCGAACACGGCGACCTTGCTGGCGGTGGCGAGGAACGCGGCCACCGGGGCCGGGGCGCCTTCATAGACGTCCGGGGTCCACAGGTGGAACGGCGCCAGCGACAGCTTGAAGCCCAGGCCGACGACCATCATGCCGACGCCGATGGACAGCAGCGGACCATGGCTGGTGCCTTCGGCCAGCGAGGCGCCGATAGCCGAGAAGCCCAGGCTACCGGATTCGGCGTAGAGCAGGGCCATGCCGAACAGCAGGAAGGCGGAACCGGCGGCGGACAGCACGGTGTACTTGATGCCCGCTTCCAGGGTGCGCTTGTTGAAGAAGGCGTAGGCCACCATGCCGTAGACCGGCACCGACAGCAGTTCCAGGCCGATGAACAGGCCGGCCAGGTTCTGCGCGCTGACCAGCACCAGGCCGCCCGCGGTGGACAGCAGCAGGAGCAGGTAAAGTTCTTCGCGGTTGCCCGGGTAGCTCTCCATGTAGGCATGGGCGAGCGTGGTGCAGGCCAGGGCGCCGACCAGGATCAGCGCCATGTAGAAGCAGGCGAAATTGTCCACCAGCATCAGCGGGGTGACTTCGATCGGGGTGACTTTCAGCACCGGCAGGATCGACAGCAACGCGAGGTTGAGACCGATCACCGAGAGGGTAGCGGTCAGCGAGTGGTTACGCTTCCAGGCCACGGCAAGCATCACCACCACCAGGGTGGCGCTGGTGATGAGCAGCGGCAGGAGCGCGATGAAGTGTTGGATCGTGAAGGTCATGTCGCGCTTACCGTGCTGCCAGGGTGGAGAGGGCAGCGTCCAGCCATTGCTGGACGCCGTGCATGGTTGCCGCGGAGGTGTCGAGGACCGGCTGCGGGTATACACCCAGCAGGACCAGCAGCGCCGCGAGGCCCAGTACCATGAAGAGCTCACGGAAGTTCAGGCCGGCGATCGCACCTTCGGACTTGGATGGGCCGAAGTACGCGCGGTGGATCATGATCAGCGAGTAGACCGAGCCGAACACCAGGCCGAAGGTGGCGATCACGGTGATCACCGGAACGACCTTGAAGCTGCCCAGCAGGATCAGGAATTCGCCGACGAAGTTACCGGTGCCCGGCAGGCCCAGCGAGGCGGTGGCGAAGAACAGGGCCACGGCCGGCAGGTACGGGATGCGCGACCACAGGCCACCCATCTTGCGCATGTCACGGGTGTGCAGGCGCTCGTACAGCTGGCCGCACAGGATGAAGAGCGCGGCAGCGGAGAGGCCGTGGGCGATCATCTGGATCACCACGCCCTGCATCGCCTGCGGGCTGCCCGAGTAGATGCCGATGATGACGAAGCCCATGTGCGACACGGAGGAATAGGCCACCAGGCGCTTGATGTCGGTCTGTGCGAACGACAGGAAGGCGCCGTAGAAGATGCCGATCAGACCGAGGGTCATGGCGACCGGGGCGAACTCCGCCGAAGCGTTGGGGAACAGCGGCAGGCCGAAGCGGATCAGGCCGTAGGCGGCGGTCTTCAGCAGGATGCCGGCCAGGTCCACGGAACCGGCGGTCGGCGCCTGGGCGTGGGCGTCCGGCAGCCAGGAGTGCACCGGTACCACCGGCATCTTCACCGCGAAGGCGACGAAGAAGCCGAGCATCAGCAGCCACTCGGTGTGCTCCGGCATCTGGGTCTTGAGCAGGTCGGCGTAGTTGAAGGTCAGCACGCCGGTGCTGTTGTAGTGCACGAACACCAGGCCCAGGATCGCCACCAGCATCACCAGGCCGCTGGCCTGGGTGAAGATGAAGAACTTGGTGGCGGCGTAGATGCGGGTCTTCTTGCCGTCGTCCGAGCTATGACCCCAGAGCGCGATGAGGAAGTACATCGGCACCAGCATCATTTCCCAGAAGAAGAAGAACAGGAAAAGGTCGACGGCGAGGAACACGCCGATCACACCGCCCAGGATCCACAGCAGGTTCAGGTGGAAGAAACCGATGCGGCGCTGGATCTCGTTCCAGGAGCAGAGCACGGACAGCACGCCGAGCAGGCCGGTCAGGGCGACCATCAGCAGGGACAGGCCGTCCATCGCCAGGTGCACGCTGATACCGAAGCGCTCGATCCAGGCCAGCTTGAACTCGAGGGTCCATTGCGGCTCGCCACCCGGCGCGGGCGCCAGCTGGAAGTCACCGGTGTGCCACACCCACAGGCTGAGGGCGAGGGTGAGGGTCATCGACCCCAGCGCGACCCAGCGGGGCAGGGTCTTGCTGGTGTACTCGGCGATCCAGCAAA of the Pseudomonas sp. PSE14 genome contains:
- the nuoN gene encoding NADH-quinone oxidoreductase subunit NuoN, coding for MTFTIQHFIALLPLLITSATLVVVMLAVAWKRNHSLTATLSVIGLNLALLSILPVLKVTPIEVTPLMLVDNFACFYMALILVGALACTTLAHAYMESYPGNREELYLLLLLSTAGGLVLVSAQNLAGLFIGLELLSVPVYGMVAYAFFNKRTLEAGIKYTVLSAAGSAFLLFGMALLYAESGSLGFSAIGASLAEGTSHGPLLSIGVGMMVVGLGFKLSLAPFHLWTPDVYEGAPAPVAAFLATASKVAVFAVLLRLFQIAPAALNNGLLHDAIAVIAIASILIGNLLALTQSNIKRLLGYSSIAHFGYLLIALVASKGLAVETVGVYLTTYVVTTLGAFGVVTLMSTPYSGRDADALFEYRGLFWRRPVLTAVMTVMMLSLAGIPLTAGFIGKFYVVATGVEAHLWWLVGALVLGSAIGLFYYLRVMVTMFLVEPNMKRHDAPLDWAQRAGGIMLVAIALLAFFLGVYPQPLLDILQHTGLAIAG
- the nuoM gene encoding NADH-quinone oxidoreductase subunit M, with protein sequence MILPWLILIPFIGGFLCWIAEYTSKTLPRWVALGSMTLTLALSLWVWHTGDFQLAPAPGGEPQWTLEFKLAWIERFGISVHLAMDGLSLLMVALTGLLGVLSVLCSWNEIQRRIGFFHLNLLWILGGVIGVFLAVDLFLFFFFWEMMLVPMYFLIALWGHSSDDGKKTRIYAATKFFIFTQASGLVMLVAILGLVFVHYNSTGVLTFNYADLLKTQMPEHTEWLLMLGFFVAFAVKMPVVPVHSWLPDAHAQAPTAGSVDLAGILLKTAAYGLIRFGLPLFPNASAEFAPVAMTLGLIGIFYGAFLSFAQTDIKRLVAYSSVSHMGFVIIGIYSGSPQAMQGVVIQMIAHGLSAAALFILCGQLYERLHTRDMRKMGGLWSRIPYLPAVALFFATASLGLPGTGNFVGEFLILLGSFKVVPVITVIATFGLVFGSVYSLIMIHRAYFGPSKSEGAIAGLNFRELFMVLGLAALLVLLGVYPQPVLDTSAATMHGVQQWLDAALSTLAAR